One window of the Nocardia huaxiensis genome contains the following:
- a CDS encoding SDR family oxidoreductase, whose protein sequence is MSTLVTGARGKIGQAVLAQLHTAGLPVRAASADPSALSVPAGVEAAELRLDSPETFEAALDGVTQVFLYPEPAGIDAFIAAARQAGVEHVVLLSTSAVLSPDAETSPLAMHNLAVEKALAASDLTVTVLRPDSFATNTLGWAHFIGNDLPIQHAYPEAAMAVVHPGDIADIAVAALTGDALRGRTFTVTGPELLSFREQLALVSEILGRDIPMQLITRADAEQQMAQHMPPVFVGSLLDYWATATTAPMPVADTTESLLGTPARRFDQWVREHAAAFSRN, encoded by the coding sequence ATGTCCACGCTCGTTACCGGTGCCCGCGGCAAGATCGGCCAGGCTGTCCTCGCGCAGCTGCATACCGCCGGGCTGCCTGTTCGCGCCGCCAGTGCCGATCCGTCCGCGCTCAGCGTGCCCGCCGGGGTCGAGGCCGCCGAGTTGCGCCTCGACTCTCCCGAGACCTTCGAGGCCGCGCTCGACGGCGTCACCCAGGTCTTCCTCTACCCCGAACCCGCGGGCATCGACGCCTTCATCGCCGCCGCGCGGCAGGCCGGTGTCGAACATGTCGTCCTGCTGTCCACTTCGGCCGTGCTGTCGCCCGATGCCGAGACCAGCCCGCTCGCCATGCACAATCTCGCCGTCGAAAAGGCGCTTGCCGCTTCGGATCTCACGGTGACCGTGCTGCGGCCCGACAGCTTCGCCACCAATACGCTCGGCTGGGCCCACTTCATCGGCAACGATCTGCCGATTCAGCACGCCTACCCGGAGGCCGCCATGGCTGTCGTGCATCCCGGCGATATCGCCGACATCGCCGTCGCCGCGCTCACCGGGGATGCGCTGCGCGGCCGCACGTTCACCGTCACCGGTCCCGAGCTGCTCAGCTTCCGCGAACAGCTCGCCCTCGTCTCCGAGATTCTCGGCCGCGATATCCCCATGCAACTCATCACCCGCGCCGACGCCGAACAGCAGATGGCGCAGCACATGCCGCCGGTCTTCGTCGGCTCGCTGCTCGACTACTGGGCCACCGCCACCACGGCGCCGATGCCCGTCGCCGACACCACCGAGTCCCTGCTCGGCACCCCCGCCCGCCGCTTCGATCAATGGGTGCGTGAGCACGCGGCGGCCTTCTCCCGCAACTGA
- the proB gene encoding glutamate 5-kinase translates to MQVSSTGTQVTELSEARQAIASARSVVVKIGSSALTSLEGGLDTDRLDKLADAVEARMRAGSDLVVVSSGAIGAGMAPLGLSKRPKDLATKQAAASVGQLALAHAWGTSFSRYGRVVGQVLLSAGDFGRREHHRNAQRTLDRLRSLHAIAVVNENDTVATEEIRFGDNDRLAALVAHLVGADALVLLSDVDGLYDGDPRKGDANFIPEVRSSADLDGVIAGSGGALGTGGMASKLQAARLAADAGVPVLLAAASDAAAALTGASVGTAFAARPVRLSARKFWVRHAADSHGAVHLDDGAVRAVADRRHSLLAAGITEVRGRFYGGDVVDLVAPDGRIVARGVVSFDSDELETMKGRSTSELAEGLQRPVVHADDLVKV, encoded by the coding sequence GTGCAAGTGAGTTCGACCGGTACGCAGGTTACGGAACTCAGTGAGGCGCGGCAGGCGATCGCGTCGGCGCGCAGTGTGGTCGTGAAGATCGGCTCCTCGGCGCTGACCAGCCTGGAGGGCGGCCTGGACACCGATCGGCTGGACAAGCTGGCCGATGCGGTGGAGGCGCGCATGCGCGCGGGCTCGGACCTGGTCGTGGTGTCCTCGGGTGCGATCGGCGCGGGCATGGCTCCGCTCGGATTGTCCAAGCGGCCCAAGGATTTGGCGACCAAGCAGGCGGCGGCCAGTGTGGGCCAGCTGGCGCTGGCGCACGCGTGGGGCACCTCGTTCTCCCGCTACGGCCGGGTGGTCGGGCAGGTGCTGCTGTCGGCCGGTGATTTCGGCCGTCGCGAGCATCATCGCAATGCCCAGCGCACCCTGGATCGGTTGCGGTCGCTGCACGCCATCGCGGTGGTGAACGAAAACGATACCGTCGCAACGGAAGAGATCCGTTTCGGCGACAATGACCGGCTGGCCGCGCTGGTGGCCCACCTGGTGGGCGCGGACGCGCTGGTGCTGCTGTCGGATGTGGACGGCCTCTACGACGGCGACCCGCGCAAGGGTGACGCCAATTTCATTCCCGAGGTGCGCAGCAGCGCCGATCTGGACGGTGTGATCGCGGGCAGCGGTGGCGCGCTCGGCACCGGCGGCATGGCCTCGAAGTTGCAGGCGGCGCGCCTGGCCGCGGATGCCGGGGTGCCGGTGCTGCTGGCCGCCGCCTCCGATGCGGCCGCGGCGCTGACGGGTGCGAGCGTGGGCACGGCCTTCGCCGCGCGCCCGGTTCGCCTGTCCGCCCGCAAGTTCTGGGTGCGGCATGCCGCGGACAGTCATGGCGCGGTGCATCTGGACGACGGTGCGGTGCGGGCGGTGGCCGATCGCCGCCACTCGCTGCTGGCCGCCGGTATCACCGAGGTGCGCGGCCGTTTCTACGGCGGCGATGTGGTGGATCTCGTTGCCCCCGACGGCCGTATCGTGGCGCGCGGGGTGGTGTCCTTCGACAGTGATGAGCTGGAGACCATGAAGGGCCGTTCCACGAGTGAGCTCGCGGAGGGTTTGCAGCGTCCGGTGGTGCATGCCGACGATCTCGTCAAGGTCTGA
- a CDS encoding MarR family winged helix-turn-helix transcriptional regulator, producing the protein MKPLGYWLNRTDRALTTYMDTMLGEFGLTRLAWQVLNVVRDGRDVSDTAVLSAMREMGGTESLTATIELVLGDGWVHRPGSDRLALTESGRTRLGQVETAIADFRELSARGISAEEYRIAVSVLERMTHNLESTEPAG; encoded by the coding sequence ATGAAACCGCTCGGCTACTGGCTCAATCGCACCGACCGCGCTCTCACCACCTACATGGACACCATGCTCGGCGAGTTCGGGCTGACCCGGCTCGCCTGGCAGGTCCTCAATGTCGTCCGCGACGGCCGGGACGTGTCCGACACCGCGGTGCTCTCGGCCATGCGGGAGATGGGCGGCACCGAAAGCCTCACCGCCACCATCGAACTCGTCCTCGGTGACGGCTGGGTGCACCGGCCCGGCAGCGACCGGCTCGCCCTCACCGAGAGCGGCCGCACCCGCCTCGGACAGGTCGAGACCGCCATCGCCGACTTCCGCGAACTGTCGGCCCGCGGCATCTCCGCCGAGGAATACCGCATCGCGGTCTCGGTCCTCGAACGCATGACCCACAATCTCGAATCCACTGAACCCGCAGGTTAG
- a CDS encoding MFS transporter encodes MSTLMADPRAEMRARWAILAVILFAAILDLLDSTITTIAAPTIATDLGGGPALVQWLGASYALTMGVLLVVGGRLGDKFGRRRLFLIGIIGFTLASIACGLAFDPASIIVFRVLQGGFGALLIPQGFGILGAVFPRDELGKAFGVFAPALGLSAIGGPILAGFLIDANLFGLGWRSMFLINIALGGLAITLAVRLLPRDSGDRAVTVDGLGSVLLAAAMVGALYGLIDGPAHGWTARPVLSVLTGLLFFLLFGLRQRRAAAPLLEPSLLRNRGFTAGLLLGLVYYAATSGLLFVLSLYLQDVLHRNPTQTALGMTPIAAGIIVASIAAHQLLERLGRRFVLLGLTLTLAGVLSLLALVTVTDPTGWTLVPPVLLTGLGLGSCFGSIYRVTLGDIDPAESGSASGSLSAVQQLANSLGAAAVTTVYFHTTGVTAALLTVAAITALCLLPVRLLPRHAASGNH; translated from the coding sequence ATGTCCACACTGATGGCCGATCCGCGCGCCGAGATGCGCGCCCGCTGGGCCATTCTCGCCGTCATCCTCTTCGCGGCGATTCTCGACCTGCTCGACTCCACCATCACCACCATTGCCGCGCCGACCATTGCCACCGATCTGGGTGGTGGCCCGGCGCTCGTGCAATGGCTCGGCGCCTCCTACGCACTCACCATGGGCGTGCTGCTCGTAGTCGGCGGGCGGCTCGGCGACAAGTTCGGGCGACGCCGGCTGTTCCTCATCGGGATCATCGGGTTCACGCTCGCGTCCATCGCCTGCGGGCTGGCCTTCGATCCCGCCTCCATCATCGTCTTCCGCGTCCTGCAGGGTGGATTCGGCGCGCTGCTGATCCCGCAGGGCTTCGGCATCCTCGGCGCGGTCTTCCCCCGCGACGAACTCGGCAAAGCCTTCGGCGTCTTCGCCCCGGCGCTCGGACTGTCCGCCATCGGCGGACCCATCCTCGCCGGATTCCTCATCGACGCAAACCTTTTCGGTCTGGGCTGGCGTTCGATGTTCCTCATCAATATCGCCCTCGGCGGGCTGGCCATCACCCTGGCCGTGCGGCTGCTGCCCCGGGATTCCGGCGACCGCGCCGTCACCGTCGACGGTCTCGGGTCGGTGCTGCTCGCCGCCGCCATGGTGGGCGCGCTCTACGGTCTCATCGACGGTCCGGCGCACGGGTGGACCGCGCGGCCCGTCCTCTCCGTCCTCACCGGGCTGCTCTTCTTCCTGCTGTTCGGACTGCGCCAGCGCAGGGCCGCCGCGCCACTGCTGGAACCGTCGCTGCTGCGCAATCGCGGGTTCACCGCCGGGCTGCTGCTCGGGCTCGTCTACTACGCCGCCACCTCCGGGCTGCTGTTCGTGCTGTCGCTGTACCTACAGGATGTACTGCACCGCAATCCGACTCAGACCGCCCTCGGCATGACGCCGATCGCGGCCGGCATCATCGTCGCCTCCATCGCGGCGCACCAGCTGCTGGAACGGCTGGGCCGCAGGTTCGTTCTGCTCGGGCTCACCCTCACGCTGGCGGGTGTGCTCAGCCTGCTCGCGCTGGTCACCGTCACCGACCCCACCGGCTGGACTCTGGTCCCGCCCGTCCTGCTCACCGGCCTCGGGCTGGGTTCCTGCTTCGGCAGCATCTACCGCGTCACCCTCGGCGATATCGACCCCGCCGAATCCGGCAGCGCCAGCGGATCACTGTCCGCCGTGCAGCAACTCGCCAACAGTCTCGGCGCGGCCGCGGTCACCACCGTCTACTTCCACACCACCGGCGTCACCGCCGCTCTGCTGACGGTCGCGGCCATCACCGCCCTGTGCCTGCTGCCGGTCCGCCTGCTGCCCCGGCACGCCGCCTCCGGGAACCACTGA
- a CDS encoding DUF3224 domain-containing protein: MRATGTFSVKSFVPTEVVPDPAVPTGLAVGVAQMEKHFEGEVVGRAATLFTSAFDQASGVGTYVAMESFEGTVGGKAGAFNFAHSASTLGTDRRDEFFVIVPGSGTGDLAGITGNGGMAVDEDGTHRIWFEYALG; this comes from the coding sequence ATGCGAGCTACCGGCACCTTCAGCGTCAAATCCTTCGTTCCCACCGAGGTTGTTCCCGATCCGGCCGTCCCGACCGGACTGGCGGTCGGCGTCGCACAGATGGAGAAGCACTTCGAAGGCGAAGTGGTCGGCCGGGCTGCGACATTGTTCACCTCCGCGTTCGATCAGGCGTCCGGCGTCGGAACCTATGTGGCCATGGAATCTTTCGAGGGGACCGTGGGCGGGAAGGCCGGGGCCTTCAACTTCGCGCACTCGGCCTCCACACTCGGCACCGATCGGCGCGACGAGTTCTTCGTCATCGTGCCGGGCAGCGGCACCGGCGATCTGGCGGGGATCACCGGCAATGGCGGCATGGCCGTCGATGAGGACGGGACGCATCGCATCTGGTTCGAGTACGCGCTCGGGTAA
- the rpmA gene encoding 50S ribosomal protein L27, with protein sequence MAHKKGASSSRNGRDSNAQRLGVKRFGGQTVKAGEILVRQRGTHFHPGVNVGRGGDDTLFALEAGAVQFGTKRGRKTVNIVVPEPVSA encoded by the coding sequence ATGGCACATAAGAAGGGTGCATCCAGCTCGCGCAACGGTCGCGACTCGAATGCCCAGCGGCTCGGTGTGAAGCGCTTCGGCGGTCAGACCGTCAAGGCGGGCGAGATTCTCGTTCGTCAGCGCGGCACCCACTTCCACCCCGGCGTGAACGTCGGCCGTGGCGGCGACGACACGCTGTTCGCCCTCGAGGCGGGCGCGGTGCAGTTCGGCACCAAGCGTGGTCGCAAGACCGTCAACATCGTGGTTCCGGAGCCGGTGTCGGCCTGA
- the obgE gene encoding GTPase ObgE, giving the protein MSKFIDRVVLHVRAGKGGHGCASVRREKFMPLGGPDGGNGGNGGDVILEVDPNVHTLLDFHFHPHAKGGNGKPGEGGNRNGKQGEGLLLKVPSGTVVMSPEGEILADLVGVGETFVAAQGGRGGLGNAALVSKARKAPGFALLGEDGQERDLVLELKSVADVGLVGFPSAGKSSLVSVLSAAKPKIADYPFTTLVPNLGVVQSGDTTFTVADVPGLIPGASEGRGLGLDFLRHLERCAVLAHVVDCATMEPGRDPISDIDALEAELAAYQPALKGDAGLGDLADRPRVVILNKADIPDADELADFVEPELAKRGWPVFKISAVSREGLRPLTFALAEMVAAYRAAQPKAEAKRQVIRPVAKGDSGFRVIPDPEVEGGFIVTGERPERWVHQTQFDNDEAVGYLADRLARLGVEDELVKLGAEPGASVTIADYCFDWEPSISAGVETLMTRRGVDPRLDQTERIGAAERKHASRVRRGLVDENEG; this is encoded by the coding sequence ATGTCCAAATTCATCGACCGTGTCGTGCTGCACGTGCGCGCGGGTAAGGGTGGGCACGGGTGCGCCTCGGTGCGCCGCGAGAAGTTCATGCCGCTCGGCGGCCCCGACGGCGGCAATGGCGGCAATGGCGGGGATGTGATCCTCGAGGTCGACCCGAATGTGCACACCCTGCTGGACTTCCATTTCCATCCGCATGCCAAGGGTGGCAACGGCAAGCCCGGTGAGGGCGGCAACCGCAATGGCAAGCAGGGTGAGGGGCTGCTGCTGAAGGTGCCGTCGGGCACGGTGGTCATGAGCCCCGAGGGCGAGATCCTGGCGGATCTGGTCGGTGTGGGCGAGACGTTTGTGGCGGCGCAGGGCGGTCGCGGCGGTCTGGGCAATGCGGCGCTGGTGTCGAAGGCGCGCAAGGCGCCCGGTTTCGCGCTGCTCGGTGAGGACGGCCAGGAGCGCGATCTCGTGCTCGAGCTGAAGTCGGTGGCGGATGTGGGCCTGGTGGGTTTCCCGTCGGCCGGCAAGTCGTCGCTGGTGTCGGTGCTGTCGGCGGCCAAGCCGAAGATCGCGGACTACCCGTTCACCACGCTGGTGCCGAATCTCGGTGTGGTGCAGTCGGGGGACACCACGTTCACGGTCGCCGATGTGCCGGGTCTGATTCCGGGTGCGAGCGAGGGCCGTGGTCTGGGCCTGGACTTCCTGCGGCATCTGGAGCGCTGCGCGGTGCTGGCCCATGTGGTGGACTGCGCGACCATGGAGCCGGGCCGCGATCCCATCTCCGATATCGATGCGCTCGAGGCCGAGTTGGCCGCGTATCAGCCCGCGCTGAAGGGTGACGCCGGGCTGGGTGATCTGGCGGATCGCCCGCGCGTGGTCATTCTCAACAAGGCCGACATCCCCGATGCCGACGAGCTGGCCGATTTCGTGGAGCCGGAGCTCGCCAAGCGCGGCTGGCCGGTCTTCAAGATTTCCGCGGTGAGCCGGGAAGGCTTGCGGCCGTTGACGTTCGCGCTGGCCGAGATGGTCGCCGCCTACCGTGCGGCGCAGCCGAAGGCGGAGGCCAAGCGGCAGGTCATCCGCCCGGTTGCCAAGGGCGACAGCGGTTTCCGGGTCATTCCGGATCCGGAGGTGGAGGGCGGCTTCATCGTCACCGGGGAGCGCCCGGAGCGCTGGGTGCATCAGACCCAGTTCGACAACGATGAGGCCGTGGGCTACCTGGCCGACCGCCTGGCCCGCCTGGGTGTCGAGGACGAGCTGGTCAAGCTGGGCGCCGAGCCGGGCGCGTCGGTGACCATCGCCGACTACTGCTTCGACTGGGAGCCGTCGATCTCCGCGGGTGTGGAGACCCTGATGACCCGTCGTGGCGTGGACCCGCGCCTGGATCAGACCGAGCGCATCGGCGCGGCCGAGCGCAAGCACGCCTCCCGGGTGCGTCGCGGCCTGGTGGACGAGAACGAGGGATAG
- the rplU gene encoding 50S ribosomal protein L21, producing the protein MATYAIVKTGGKQYKVAVGDLVKVEKIEGEPGTSVSLAPVLVVNGAELTTDADKLAKVSVSAEVVEQTKGPKIRIHKFKNKTGYHKRQGHRQKLTVLKVTGIK; encoded by the coding sequence ATGGCAACGTACGCGATCGTCAAGACCGGCGGAAAGCAGTACAAGGTCGCGGTCGGTGACCTGGTGAAGGTCGAGAAGATCGAGGGTGAGCCGGGCACGTCCGTGTCCCTGGCGCCGGTGCTGGTTGTGAATGGCGCCGAGCTGACCACCGATGCTGACAAGCTGGCGAAGGTCTCCGTGTCCGCCGAGGTCGTCGAGCAGACCAAGGGCCCGAAGATCCGCATCCACAAGTTCAAGAACAAGACCGGCTACCACAAGCGTCAGGGCCACCGTCAGAAGCTGACGGTCCTGAAGGTCACCGGCATCAAGTAA
- a CDS encoding DUF4254 domain-containing protein: MYVPDSTPMWRASGRDDVSLLPDWHELLAAFCGHIGDQSDDHPVTRWARALAELHLERRQHPGDAGGIDELRARMVTVIDEWVAARARRRGVTRTESLGSLVDAMAAAHVRAVHLLRTAEKVSDEEVHAAWFMLAQMADGWTDRAAGIVAPRAARGDGSWALRGDGGRSRDGTVPHGDSEERRTA, encoded by the coding sequence ATGTACGTACCGGACAGCACACCCATGTGGCGGGCGAGCGGCCGTGACGACGTCTCCCTGCTGCCCGACTGGCACGAACTGCTGGCCGCCTTCTGCGGCCACATAGGCGACCAGTCCGACGACCACCCGGTGACCCGCTGGGCCCGCGCCCTCGCCGAACTACATCTGGAACGCAGACAACACCCCGGCGACGCCGGCGGCATAGACGAGCTACGCGCTCGAATGGTGACGGTCATCGACGAATGGGTGGCCGCCCGTGCACGTCGGCGGGGTGTGACACGGACGGAATCCCTCGGCTCGCTCGTCGACGCCATGGCCGCCGCGCACGTGCGCGCGGTCCACCTGCTGCGCACCGCGGAGAAGGTGAGCGACGAAGAGGTGCACGCCGCCTGGTTCATGCTCGCCCAGATGGCCGACGGCTGGACCGACCGCGCCGCCGGCATCGTGGCCCCGCGCGCGGCGCGCGGCGACGGCTCCTGGGCGCTGCGCGGTGATGGCGGGCGATCCCGCGACGGCACTGTGCCGCACGGGGATTCGGAAGAACGACGCACCGCCTGA
- a CDS encoding methyltransferase: MASASPKVPPLPVLRAVDRLRTGLAALHRRLVPGHVALREMQMAGFLAQAVSAAATLGIADALATGPRQPADLARMIGANEDGVRRLMRLLISYDVFEQRADGRYALTRISQGLRSDSAVSLRDLFQFFGSDYHRGHWSHLAEAVRTGRPVAPDLDGMTFFEYTALHRDIGDLFDRAMTSVGNLSIAPLLAAYDFGRFPTIVDIGAGHGSLLIEILRHTEAARGIIFDLPEVVAGLADRIAEHELTDCLAVETGSFFDTAPKGGDAYILKHIIHDWSDAEAEQILRTVRAAMDPEASVLLIEMVLPAHRRPHASKFIDLEMLVNATGRERTRDEYGNLLARSGFALTRLVPTASADSILEARPLR, translated from the coding sequence ATGGCGTCCGCATCACCGAAAGTGCCACCGCTGCCGGTCCTGCGCGCGGTCGACCGGCTCCGCACCGGTCTCGCCGCGCTGCACCGGCGTCTGGTACCGGGCCATGTCGCACTGCGCGAGATGCAGATGGCGGGCTTCCTCGCCCAGGCCGTCAGCGCCGCGGCCACACTCGGCATTGCCGACGCCCTGGCCACCGGTCCCCGGCAACCGGCCGACCTCGCGCGCATGATCGGCGCGAACGAGGACGGAGTACGACGGCTCATGCGGCTGCTCATCTCCTACGACGTCTTCGAGCAGCGCGCCGACGGCCGCTACGCCCTCACCCGGATCTCGCAGGGCCTGCGCTCCGACAGCGCGGTCTCGCTGCGCGACCTGTTCCAGTTCTTCGGATCCGACTACCACCGCGGCCACTGGTCGCACCTCGCCGAGGCCGTGCGCACCGGCCGACCCGTCGCCCCCGACCTCGACGGCATGACCTTTTTCGAATACACCGCCCTGCACCGCGATATCGGCGACCTGTTCGACCGCGCCATGACCAGCGTCGGCAACCTGTCCATCGCACCCCTGCTGGCCGCCTACGATTTCGGCCGCTTCCCCACCATCGTGGACATCGGCGCGGGCCACGGCAGCCTGCTCATCGAAATCCTGCGCCACACCGAGGCGGCGCGCGGCATCATCTTCGATCTACCCGAAGTCGTTGCGGGACTGGCCGATCGCATCGCCGAGCACGAACTCACCGACTGCCTCGCCGTGGAAACCGGCTCGTTCTTCGACACCGCACCCAAGGGCGGCGACGCCTACATCCTCAAACACATCATTCACGACTGGTCCGATGCCGAAGCCGAACAGATCCTGCGCACCGTGCGCGCGGCCATGGACCCGGAAGCCAGCGTCCTGCTCATCGAAATGGTGCTGCCCGCCCACCGCCGCCCACATGCGTCCAAGTTCATCGACCTGGAAATGCTCGTCAATGCCACCGGCCGCGAACGCACCCGCGACGAGTACGGAAACCTGCTGGCCCGCAGCGGATTCGCGCTCACCCGCCTGGTACCCACCGCCTCCGCCGACAGCATCCTGGAAGCCCGGCCACTGCGCTGA